GGTCGTGCGGGCGGTTATGGTCGTGGACGACGCGACCACTGCCCGGTCGGCGTCTTCGGCAGGTCGTCGCCCGTGGGGCGCCCCGGGGAGGAGTGGTCACGTGTCCGCTGGTTCGCGCGTGCCCGTCGCCTGCGGCGTCGATGTCGGGAGCACCAATTCCAAGGTCATCGCCATCGACGAGTCGGGAGCCGTCGTCGCTCGTGCCAGTCGTCCGACGCCGCGTGACGCGGTCGATCTGTCGGTGAAGGTCGACCGTCTCTTCGACGCCGTCGAGGAGATGGTGATCGAGGTCTGCGGCGAGATCTTCGAGGTGCACGCGATCTGCGTCGCCGGAGTCGGCGAGGACGGCGTGCTCGTCGACGACGGGCTCGGCGTGCTCACCCCGGCGCTGACGTGGTTCGATCCGCGTCGCCAAGACCTCTTCCGCGCGCTTCGACCGCAGCTGGTCGACGACGAGACGTTCGACTCGGAGACCGACCCCGTGCGGACGGTCGTCGGGTGGGCGTGGGCGCGGACGCACGAGACCGCCGGTCGGGCGCGGTCGTGGCTCGCGCTGACCGACCTCGCCGCGTGCCGGTGGGCCGCGCGGCCGTTCTTCAGCGACACCCTCGCGTCGCGCACGGCGGCGTGGCGATCGAGCGACCGGGTGTGGGCGGTCGACCGCGTCGCCGCCACCCTCGGCTCGCCCGAGCTGCTGCCCCCGGTCGTCGCGACCGGTGAGATCGTCGGCCCCCTCGATTCGCCGACCCTCCGCGCGGCGGGTGTGATCGCGGGCGACGCCATCACGGTCGCGGGCGGACACGATCATCCGATCGCGGGGTGGGGCGTGCAGCAGATCGTGCCCGGCGCGATCCTCGATTCGATGGGCACCGCCGAGGTCGTGGTCGCGCAGGCTCCGGGGATGCCGGTCGTGCGCGGTGAGCACGTCGATGTCGCCCCCGGCATCCGCTCCGACGGGCGGACGCTCCTGCGCGTGGAGGAACTCGCTCGCAACGTGCAGTGGGCGTCCCAGGATGCGGATGTCGCCGCGGAGGTCCGCGCGCTCCTGGAGGGAGCGGCCGAACCGCTGCCGCTGTGGGACTCGGGTTACTTCGTGCCGGGGGAGAGGGGCGGTGGTGCGCCCTCGTACTCGCCCGACGCTCCCCGTGATCCGCGCGCCCGCGCGTCGGCGGTGCTCGGTGCGCTGGCAGTGGCGGGACGCGACGCCGTCGACGCGGTGTCGGCGGGGATGCCCGATCGAGGCGAGGTGCGCCTGGCGGGTGGATGGGTGCGTTCGCCCGGATGGATCGAGATCAAGTCGGCGGTGCACGGCCTGCGGGCGGCGCCCATCCTGGAGCCGGAGGTGACGGCGGTCGGGGCGGCGCTGCTCGCGGCGACGGCTCGCGGATGGCGGCCAGACGCGGTCGTCTCGCTCGGCGGGTTCACCGCGTCGATGCTCGGGTGAGCGTCAGCTCGCCGCGACGCTGACCTCGAGCGGGATGACGTCGGTGAGCACCCAGGTCTCGTAGTAGTCGAAGCGCGTGTCGCTGTGGTCCCACGAGAGCGACCGCACGCGGAGGACGGGCTGATCCGTCTCGATGCGCAGATGCTGCGCCACGGCCGCGGGGGGCAGAGTGGCGTGGATGAGGCGACGTGCGCCGCTCGTGACGAACCCGGCTTCGCGGAGTCTCTCGTTGACCGACCCGGTGCCGTCGAGCACGGCGTCGGCGGTCGCCATGGTGCGGCCCACGGCATCCGGGAACCAGTTCGTGCTGAACATGGCCACACGACCGTTGAGCGAGCGGACGCGTTCGATCGCGAACACCTGGTCGTCCGACCCGACGCGCAGCGCCTCGGCGACGTGATCGGGCGGGCGGACGAAGCCGGCGTCGGTGACCTCGGTCTCGATGCCGGTGCGACCGTGCCGGATCTGGGACTCGAGGAACCCCTCCTGCACGGTCCACCCCGAGGGGGCCTCGGGGGACGTGGCGAACACGCCGCGTCGGGGCACGCGACGCGCGAAGCCGTCGGACTCGAGCTTCGACAGCGTCTGGCGCACCGTCGCGCGGGACAGGCCGTATTCGCGGCAGAGCTCCAGCTCGCTGGGGAGTCGCTCGTCGGCGGGCACCTCTCCCGCGACGATGCGGGCGCGCAGGATCTCGAAGAGCTGTTCGTAGTACGGCACCGGAGAGGTGCGCTCGATGATCTGGGACACGACCACACTCCTTTGCATCGATGAACGGGCCGAGAATGATCTATCGGTACGTTGTCGTCCGACTGTACAGACAAGCACGATCCCGCCGCACCCGAGCGGTCGGGGAGTTCACGGTTTGCATTCCGCGATGTTGGCTGTACATTCTGTACGTACAAGACGTACGATACGTTCAGAATGACGTCGGCAGCAGCCGTCACCTGTCCCGCACTTCAGAGAGGAAGTCGCATGCGAACTTCAATGATCACCGGTGTCGCACTCCTCGGAGCCGGCGCCCTCCTGCTCGCCGGGTGCTCCGGCGACACCGCCGGCGCCGGCACCGACAGCGGCGACCCGGCCTCGACGCCGCTGAGCTACTCGCAGCCCCACACCGACCCGTTCCAGAACGCCGAGAACGTCGGTTCGATGGAGCGCTTCGCCGAGCTCGGCTACGCCACGATCCCCGCGACGAACGCCGACCGCGATGCGGCGCAGCAGATCACCGACATCCAGACGCTCATCAACAAGGGTGCGAAGGGCCTCGTCATCTCGGTCGGCGACGCCGACGCGATCGTGCCCGCGATCGAGTACGCGAACGACGCCGGTGTGCCGATCGTCGCGATCGACGAGGCTCCGGCCTCGGGCAACATCGCCATGATCGTCCGCGCCGACAACGTCAACATGGGCGCCCTCGCCTGCGAGGAGATGGGCTCGCGCGTCGCCGCAGGCTCGGCCGTGATCACCCTCGACGGCGACCCGGTCACGTCCAACGGTCGCGACCGCACGAACGGGTTCAACGACTGCATGAAGGAGAACTACCCCGACGTGCAGCTCGTGAACGTCGCCACCGAGTGGGACCCGGCCAAGGCCGCCACCGGGATCGAGACCGCGCTGAACCAGTACTCCAACGTCGCCGGCATCTACAACCAGAGCGACGCGACCTTCTTCCCGACGATCCTCGACACCCTCGAGTCGATCGGCAAGCTCATCCCGGTCGGCGAGCCCGGTCACATCGTGCAGGTCTCGGTCGACGCGAGCCCCATGGCGATGACCGCGATCCGCGACGGCTGGCTCGACGCCGCCATCGCCCAGCCGATGACCGACTACATCGACTACGGCGCGGACTACCTCACGCGCGCCATCGAGGGTGAGACCTTCGCTCCCGGTGAGACCGATCACGGCAGCGTCATCGAGGAGCGCAACGGCAACCTGGTCGACCTTCTGCCGACCCCGGTCGTCACCAAGGAGAACGTCGACGACCCGGACCTCTGGGGCAACAAGCAGTTCGCCCTGGACGCCTTCGGCGCCGCGTAACACCCCACCGCCCGACCGCGCAGCATCCGAGACGGAGACGTCATGACCGCTTCACCGACCACCGTGCCCGTCACCGTGCCCGCCATCGAGATCGATGGCGTCAGCAAGACGTACGGTGCGACGAGAGCCCTCCAAGACGTCTCCGTCTCGATCCTGCCCGGACAGGTGCACGGCCTGATCGGCCGCAACGGCGCCGGCAAGTCCACGCTCCTGCGCATGATCACCGGCCTCGAGACCCCCGACACCGGGAGCGTGAGGTTCTTCGGATCCGAGGCTCCACCCGCATCCGATCCGAAAGCGTGGCAGCAGCGCGTCGCGTGCGTCTACCAGCGTCCCTCGGTCTTCGCGAACCTCACCATCGCGGAGAACCTCTTCACGGGCCGGCTGCCGCAGCGCGGCGCCGGGGTGTCGTGGCGGCGCATGCAGGAGGAGTCCGAGCGCATCCTCACCGAGTGGAACATCAACCTCGACCCGAAGATGCTGCTGGCCGATGCGCCGCTGGAAGAGCGGCAGATGCTGACGATCGCGAAGGCGCTGGAGGCGGGCACCCGCATCGTGCTGCTCGACGAGCCGACCGTGCAGCTCGAGGGCGCGGCGATCCGGCGACTGTTCGACAAGGTGCAGGAGCTCCAGGCGGCGGGCGTGACGTTCGTCTTCGTCTCGCACTTCCTGCGCGAAGTGACGGCGATCTGCGACTCCGCGACGGTGCTGCGCGACGGCAAGCTGCTCTGGTCTCGGCTGGGCGACGAGATCCGATCCGACGATCTCGTCGATGCGCTGCTCGCCGGACAGGAACAGCGGCGGCACCGGGCGGAGTCGACGGCCGCATCCGATGCGCAGGCATCGCACGCCATCGCCCTCGCCGTCGAGAATGCGACCGACCGGGAGGGCGCGTTCACCGACGTGTCGTTCACGGTCGCGCCGGGCGAGATCGTGGCGATCGGCGGCGTCGGCGGGTCGGGCAAGTACTCCGTCGGCGAGGCGATCGCGGGCCTGCGCAAGACCGCCACCGGGGGCATCATCGTCAACGGCGAGCCCGTCGCCGCAGGCAACGTCAAGGCCAGTCAGCGCGCCGGCATCGGGTTCGTCCCCGCCGACCGGCACCGCGACGGATACGTGCCGCAGCTCAGCGTCGCCGAGAACATGACCATGGGCGTGATGGACCAGATCGCCCCGCGGGGATTCTTCTCCCCCCGCAAGCGCACCGAGATCTCGCGCGACCTCATCGCCGACGTCGCCCTGGTGCCCCCGGATCCGTCGCTGGCGGTGTCGGGACTCAGTGGCGGCAACCAGCAGAAGGTGGTGCTCGCGCGCGCCCTCGCCCGCAATCCGCGCGTGCTCGTCCTCATCTCGCCGACCGCGGGCGTCGACATCGCGGCGAAGGACGCGATCTACGCCCTCATGCTCCGCGCCCTCGGCGACGGCGTCGCCGTGGTGCTGATCTCCGACGACGTCGAGGAGCTGCTCGTCAGCCCCCGCGTCCTCATCATGCGGGAGGGGCGCATCGGCGCCGAGCTCCGCGAACCGACCGAAGAAGACATCGTTCGAGCCATCGAAGGCCTGGAGTGAACATCGTGCGAACCACCGTCATCCGTACCCCCGCCGCGAAGAACCCCTTCGCGCGCACCGTCGTGAAGAACGTCCGCGAGCTGAGCGTGCTGCCCGGCCTCGTGATCGTGGCGATCATCGGCGCGGTCGTGAGCCCCGCGTTCCTGTCGGCGGCGAACCTTACGCTGATCCTGCGCCAGTCGGCGGAGCTCGGCATCGTCGTGATCGGTCTGACCTTCATCCTGCTCACCGGCAAGCTCGACATCTCGCTCGAGTCGACCGTGGGGCTGGCGCCCATGGTCGCCGCGTGGCTGCTCATCCCCGCCGCCGTCGGCGGTCTCGGAACCGAGATCAACGAGTTCGGCGCGATCGGCATCACGATCGGGATCGGGATGCTGGTCGGACTGTTCAACGGATTCCTCGTCGTGAAGGTGAAACTCGACCCCTTCATCGTCACGTTGGCGATGCTGATCCTCCTGCGCGGCATCACGCTCGGCATCAGCGAGGGGAAGACCCTCGCCGGCCTCCCCGAGGCCTTCCGTTACGTCGGGTCGGCCCGGTGGGCGGGGATCCCCGCGGCGATCTGGATCACCGGCATCCTCTTCCTCATCGCCGGCCTGCTCCTGCGTTACACCTCGTGGGGACGCGCCCTCTACGCGATCGGCGGCAACGCCGAGGCCGCGCGTGCGGCCGGCATCCGGGTCGACTTCGTGCTCATCACGGCCTTCGTCGCGGCCAGTGCGCTCGCCGCGTTCGCCGGCCTGATGCTCGCCGGGCGTCTCGCCTCGGTCACGAGCGGCATGGGCGAGAACCTCATCTTCAGCGCTCTCGCCGCCGCCGTCATCGGGGGCGTGCAGCTCACGGGAGGACAGGGCCGGATCGTCGGCGCGCTCATGGGCGTGCTACTGCTCGGTACGCTGACCAACGTCCTCACGCTCGCGGGCGTCCCGACCTTCTGGATCAACGCCGTCTACGGCGCCGTCATCCTGCTCGCCCTCCTCGTCGGGCGCCTCGGCGCCAAGCCGGGTGTGAGATGACCCGTGATCAGCACGAACCCGGTGAACAGCACCGGGGAGAATCCGAAGAGAAGCACCGGGAAGAATCTGAAGAGAAGAGAGTGGACATGTCGGAATTCCGCGAGATCAGCGCCACCGTCGTCCAGGAACTCGGCGAGGTCTTCCGCCGGGTGCCGCTCGACAACATCGAGGCCGCCCTCGACGCGCTCGAGAGCCACCAGCGCATCTTCGTGCTCGGCATCGGGCGCGAGGGGCTGGGGTCGAAGGCGTTCGCCATGCGCCTGACGCATTTCGGCAAGACCGTGCACTGGGGGTGGGACGACACGACCCCCGCGGTGACCGCCGACGACCTGTTCATCATGCCGTCGGGCCCGGCGAACATCCCTCACCTCCACTACATCGCCGAGCAGGTGAAGAAGACCGGTGCGACGCTGCTCGTGGCCACCGCCGTGCCCGACGGGCCGACCGCACAGCTCGCCGACATCGTGCTGACCGTTCCGGCCCACACCTACGGTGCCGACGACCCGAGCGGTCTCGTGCCGACCATCCAGGCGATGGGGAGCCTCTTCGAGCAGTCGCTCTGGATCTTCTGGGACGTGCTGTACCTCATGCTGGTGCGGCGCACCGGGGCGAAGTTCGACGACCTCGTCGCCCGCCACCGCAACTTCGAATGATCTGACGCGGTCGTCGCCGCGGACAGAGAGAAGGGCCTCCCGGTCGACACCGGGAGGCCCTTCCTCTGTGTGCGGGTTACTCCAGCGGGCCGTACAGGGCCGGCGCGGTGCGGGCGTCGATCTCCTGTTCGAGCGCGAACGCGTAACCGAG
This portion of the Microbacterium hatanonis genome encodes:
- a CDS encoding sugar ABC transporter substrate-binding protein: MRTSMITGVALLGAGALLLAGCSGDTAGAGTDSGDPASTPLSYSQPHTDPFQNAENVGSMERFAELGYATIPATNADRDAAQQITDIQTLINKGAKGLVISVGDADAIVPAIEYANDAGVPIVAIDEAPASGNIAMIVRADNVNMGALACEEMGSRVAAGSAVITLDGDPVTSNGRDRTNGFNDCMKENYPDVQLVNVATEWDPAKAATGIETALNQYSNVAGIYNQSDATFFPTILDTLESIGKLIPVGEPGHIVQVSVDASPMAMTAIRDGWLDAAIAQPMTDYIDYGADYLTRAIEGETFAPGETDHGSVIEERNGNLVDLLPTPVVTKENVDDPDLWGNKQFALDAFGAA
- a CDS encoding SIS domain-containing protein, which translates into the protein MSEFREISATVVQELGEVFRRVPLDNIEAALDALESHQRIFVLGIGREGLGSKAFAMRLTHFGKTVHWGWDDTTPAVTADDLFIMPSGPANIPHLHYIAEQVKKTGATLLVATAVPDGPTAQLADIVLTVPAHTYGADDPSGLVPTIQAMGSLFEQSLWIFWDVLYLMLVRRTGAKFDDLVARHRNFE
- a CDS encoding ABC transporter permease gives rise to the protein MRTTVIRTPAAKNPFARTVVKNVRELSVLPGLVIVAIIGAVVSPAFLSAANLTLILRQSAELGIVVIGLTFILLTGKLDISLESTVGLAPMVAAWLLIPAAVGGLGTEINEFGAIGITIGIGMLVGLFNGFLVVKVKLDPFIVTLAMLILLRGITLGISEGKTLAGLPEAFRYVGSARWAGIPAAIWITGILFLIAGLLLRYTSWGRALYAIGGNAEAARAAGIRVDFVLITAFVAASALAAFAGLMLAGRLASVTSGMGENLIFSALAAAVIGGVQLTGGQGRIVGALMGVLLLGTLTNVLTLAGVPTFWINAVYGAVILLALLVGRLGAKPGVR
- a CDS encoding FGGY-family carbohydrate kinase encodes the protein MSAGSRVPVACGVDVGSTNSKVIAIDESGAVVARASRPTPRDAVDLSVKVDRLFDAVEEMVIEVCGEIFEVHAICVAGVGEDGVLVDDGLGVLTPALTWFDPRRQDLFRALRPQLVDDETFDSETDPVRTVVGWAWARTHETAGRARSWLALTDLAACRWAARPFFSDTLASRTAAWRSSDRVWAVDRVAATLGSPELLPPVVATGEIVGPLDSPTLRAAGVIAGDAITVAGGHDHPIAGWGVQQIVPGAILDSMGTAEVVVAQAPGMPVVRGEHVDVAPGIRSDGRTLLRVEELARNVQWASQDADVAAEVRALLEGAAEPLPLWDSGYFVPGERGGGAPSYSPDAPRDPRARASAVLGALAVAGRDAVDAVSAGMPDRGEVRLAGGWVRSPGWIEIKSAVHGLRAAPILEPEVTAVGAALLAATARGWRPDAVVSLGGFTASMLG
- a CDS encoding sugar ABC transporter ATP-binding protein, encoding MTASPTTVPVTVPAIEIDGVSKTYGATRALQDVSVSILPGQVHGLIGRNGAGKSTLLRMITGLETPDTGSVRFFGSEAPPASDPKAWQQRVACVYQRPSVFANLTIAENLFTGRLPQRGAGVSWRRMQEESERILTEWNINLDPKMLLADAPLEERQMLTIAKALEAGTRIVLLDEPTVQLEGAAIRRLFDKVQELQAAGVTFVFVSHFLREVTAICDSATVLRDGKLLWSRLGDEIRSDDLVDALLAGQEQRRHRAESTAASDAQASHAIALAVENATDREGAFTDVSFTVAPGEIVAIGGVGGSGKYSVGEAIAGLRKTATGGIIVNGEPVAAGNVKASQRAGIGFVPADRHRDGYVPQLSVAENMTMGVMDQIAPRGFFSPRKRTEISRDLIADVALVPPDPSLAVSGLSGGNQQKVVLARALARNPRVLVLISPTAGVDIAAKDAIYALMLRALGDGVAVVLISDDVEELLVSPRVLIMREGRIGAELREPTEEDIVRAIEGLE
- a CDS encoding GntR family transcriptional regulator: MSQIIERTSPVPYYEQLFEILRARIVAGEVPADERLPSELELCREYGLSRATVRQTLSKLESDGFARRVPRRGVFATSPEAPSGWTVQEGFLESQIRHGRTGIETEVTDAGFVRPPDHVAEALRVGSDDQVFAIERVRSLNGRVAMFSTNWFPDAVGRTMATADAVLDGTGSVNERLREAGFVTSGARRLIHATLPPAAVAQHLRIETDQPVLRVRSLSWDHSDTRFDYYETWVLTDVIPLEVSVAAS